The Pseudarthrobacter sp. BIM B-2242 region AGCAGCGTGGGGCACGTGTGCGGCGCAGATCCGCAGCCGGCGGCGCCGGACCAGCGGTGCCTGTTCAAGGGCAGCGGACACAGATTCCGAATAGGCGCGTACCAGGCCACCCGCGCCCAGCAGGATGCCACCGAAATAGCGCACGACGACGGCGCTTACGTCGCTAAGGTCCGTCACCCCGGGGGCGGTCTCCCGCTTGAGGATCGCCTCCATCATGGGGAGCCCGGCGGTGCCGGAGGGTTCGCCGTCGTCATTGGACCGCTGGATGTCCCGGTCCGGTCCTACGACGAAGGCCGAGCAGTGGTGCCGCGCGTCGTGGAACTCGCGGCGCAGCCCGGCCACCAGGTCACGCGCAGTTTCCTCATTCTCAGCGCGACGCAGCACAGTAATGAACCGTGACCGCTTAATCTCGATCTCATGCCGGAAGGCAGGGCCGGGGGCGAGCGTGGTGTAGGACGTTGCCCGGCTCTCTTGCTCTTGCACCGCCCAAGTCTAACGAGGTCGTCGAGGTGTTGGGGGATAGGCTGGGGGAGTGCTCAAAATCGGGTTGACGGGCGGTATCGCCTCAGGGAAGTCAGTGGTCGCCTCGCGGCTGGCCGGGCTCGGTGCTGTCCTGGTGGACGCTGACGCGTTGGCCCGGGAGGTGGTGGAACCTGGTACTCCGGGACTCGACCGTGT contains the following coding sequences:
- a CDS encoding YigZ family protein, coding for MQEQESRATSYTTLAPGPAFRHEIEIKRSRFITVLRRAENEETARDLVAGLRREFHDARHHCSAFVVGPDRDIQRSNDDGEPSGTAGLPMMEAILKRETAPGVTDLSDVSAVVVRYFGGILLGAGGLVRAYSESVSAALEQAPLVRRRRLRICAAHVPHAAAGRLENDLRAAGFVMAETSYGARETVLRVAIPDDPAELEAAAERMLQFTAGTVDLMPGGTEWLDVPLP